In Methanosarcina siciliae T4/M, one genomic interval encodes:
- the tpiA gene encoding triose-phosphate isomerase, which yields MGSPFILLNYKTYNQGTGQGAVEIARACRNVSEESGIEIAVAPQLPDIYRVASEVELPIFSQHMDGVGAGSFTGHVFGKCIKEAGAVGTLINHSERRLTLAEIEASLKAAKEFGLKAVICTNNVPTTAAAAALEPDYVAIEPPELIGSGIPVSKADPEVVSGSVEAVAKINSGVKVLCGAGISKGEDLRAALDLGSQGVLLASGIVKASDPKAALEDLIRLV from the coding sequence GAAATTGCCAGGGCCTGCAGAAACGTATCCGAAGAATCAGGTATCGAGATTGCAGTAGCTCCACAGCTTCCGGACATTTACAGGGTAGCTTCGGAAGTTGAACTTCCGATTTTTTCCCAGCATATGGATGGAGTAGGGGCAGGAAGCTTTACAGGCCACGTTTTCGGAAAATGCATAAAAGAAGCAGGAGCTGTCGGGACTCTGATCAACCACTCTGAAAGGCGTCTGACTCTTGCGGAAATTGAGGCTTCCTTAAAGGCGGCAAAAGAATTCGGACTAAAAGCGGTTATCTGCACCAATAACGTCCCTACAACTGCAGCAGCTGCAGCCCTTGAGCCAGACTATGTAGCAATCGAACCGCCTGAGCTCATAGGCAGCGGAATTCCCGTCTCAAAAGCCGACCCTGAAGTTGTCAGCGGTTCTGTCGAAGCCGTTGCAAAGATCAATTCCGGAGTAAAAGTGCTTTGCGGTGCCGGAATTTCAAAAGGCGAAGACCTCAGGGCAGCTCTTGACCTTGGCTCGCAGGGTGTGCTCCTTGCTTCCGGAATCGTGAAAGCTTCAGACCCTAAGGCTGCACTTGAAGACCTTATTCGCCTGGTTTAA